A region from the Kineothrix sp. IPX-CK genome encodes:
- a CDS encoding sensor domain-containing phosphodiesterase, with translation MQNLIDEKALKRWQDKFCSATNVYAYCIDSDGQPITEISGRDTDIEQIKRAVSEEALRSIFKRVTEGGLEEQAVEETAAANLRLAAVSIMLEGKVAAVWIVFGILTNEEESGGENEPSYDFEYGVTEREFYYALDLLRDTTYALLKIRFSMLDAEAETRRSRYSEHEMSASLKRGEAIADVVQLLESDDTIEAIMTDVLRILGTYLDISTAVLCRIHKSGGLMDIAGEWCNKGVVSNFDKTKDLSCGEVLKTDKVLVLSAGSVWDAAERDKMKFFGVKALIVIPIVVGGTINLYACFGENAKERQWRVEEVKFLNDGVKILQGIITKRIQKNSLAGSYASLEMILDNVGSSIYVRDMHTREVLFANRGLRNNFSKEIKNQTLDLLFEKDLIKGNRRGKQEVYQEERERWYDLYYTHITWVDGRPVTLFAIYDITEKKVYQKKIEQQAYTDFLTGLYNRLCCERDLARHIDEAKKDGSKGALLYLDLDDFKHINDGLGHQYGDVLLKAISHSLQRVEEIENSCYRVGGDEFIIIIPPESRSKFDQIIADIKQIFVKPWFLKDADYYCTMSMGIVDFPDEGESVHELIKKADIAMYEAKKLGKNRVALYSDKIDSSSNRRLDMEKNMRDAAVSGYKEFEVYFQPIMDIQLPGTPCTGAEALIRWNSEELGFITPAEFIPLAEYLGLINPIGNYVLRESCFFCKQWNDNGHPNYKVNVNLSVVQLLQTDIVEIVAQTLKDTGINPRNLTLEVTESLAINDMERMKSILAKIKKLGVRIALDDFGTGYSSLNHIREIPFDVIKVDQSFVKDLAGDAYSQSFIRMVAELADAIDVSICVEGIETKEQYKVLEGMKVRLVQGYYFDKPLPRAEFENRYVKIDKYEEEKK, from the coding sequence GTGCAGAACTTAATCGATGAGAAGGCACTGAAGAGATGGCAGGATAAGTTTTGTAGTGCAACGAATGTATACGCTTATTGCATTGATTCGGATGGACAGCCAATTACGGAAATATCGGGAAGAGATACGGATATAGAGCAGATAAAGCGGGCGGTTTCGGAGGAAGCGCTTCGCAGCATTTTTAAGAGAGTCACGGAAGGCGGCCTGGAGGAGCAGGCAGTGGAGGAAACCGCCGCCGCGAATCTGCGCCTTGCGGCAGTTTCTATCATGCTGGAGGGAAAGGTTGCGGCGGTCTGGATTGTCTTCGGGATTCTTACAAACGAGGAAGAAAGCGGCGGCGAGAACGAGCCCTCCTATGACTTCGAATATGGAGTGACGGAACGAGAATTTTACTATGCGTTGGATTTGCTGAGAGATACCACATATGCTCTTTTGAAAATCAGATTTTCCATGCTGGATGCGGAAGCGGAGACGAGAAGAAGCCGCTACTCGGAGCATGAGATGAGCGCTTCTTTAAAGCGGGGTGAAGCGATAGCTGATGTGGTGCAGCTTCTCGAAAGCGACGACACGATTGAGGCGATTATGACAGACGTGCTTAGAATATTGGGAACCTATCTCGATATCAGTACGGCTGTTCTTTGTCGTATTCATAAAAGTGGAGGACTGATGGATATCGCCGGGGAATGGTGTAACAAAGGGGTCGTGTCGAATTTCGACAAGACGAAGGACCTGTCCTGCGGCGAGGTGCTGAAGACGGACAAAGTGCTGGTACTCTCCGCCGGCAGCGTGTGGGATGCAGCGGAACGGGACAAAATGAAGTTTTTCGGCGTAAAGGCGTTGATCGTTATTCCTATCGTCGTTGGCGGAACGATAAACCTCTATGCATGCTTCGGAGAAAATGCAAAGGAAAGGCAGTGGCGGGTGGAGGAAGTCAAGTTCCTCAATGACGGCGTTAAAATATTGCAGGGCATTATTACCAAGAGGATACAGAAGAATTCTCTTGCGGGCTCCTATGCTTCATTAGAGATGATTCTGGACAATGTAGGAAGCTCTATTTATGTAAGGGATATGCATACGAGGGAGGTGTTGTTCGCAAACAGAGGCCTGCGCAACAACTTTTCAAAAGAAATTAAGAACCAGACGCTCGACCTTCTCTTTGAGAAGGATCTGATTAAGGGCAACAGAAGGGGAAAGCAGGAGGTTTACCAGGAGGAGCGGGAGCGCTGGTACGACTTGTACTATACCCATATCACATGGGTGGACGGCAGACCGGTCACTCTTTTTGCTATTTATGATATTACGGAGAAAAAAGTATATCAGAAGAAGATCGAACAGCAGGCCTACACGGATTTCCTTACCGGTCTGTACAACAGATTGTGCTGTGAAAGAGATTTGGCACGTCATATCGATGAGGCGAAAAAGGACGGAAGTAAGGGAGCGCTGCTCTATTTGGATCTGGATGATTTTAAGCATATCAACGACGGTTTGGGCCATCAGTACGGAGATGTCTTGCTTAAGGCGATTTCCCACAGCCTTCAGCGTGTGGAGGAAATCGAGAATTCCTGCTATCGTGTAGGCGGAGACGAGTTCATCATCATCATTCCGCCGGAAAGCCGGAGCAAATTCGATCAGATTATCGCAGATATCAAGCAGATTTTCGTTAAGCCCTGGTTTTTGAAGGATGCAGATTATTACTGCACCATGAGCATGGGTATCGTAGACTTTCCTGATGAAGGGGAGAGCGTCCACGAGCTCATAAAAAAAGCCGATATTGCCATGTATGAGGCGAAGAAGTTAGGAAAGAACAGGGTGGCGCTGTATTCTGACAAGATAGATTCCAGCTCCAACAGACGCCTGGATATGGAAAAGAATATGAGAGACGCGGCCGTCTCCGGCTATAAGGAATTCGAGGTTTATTTCCAGCCGATCATGGATATACAGCTGCCGGGAACGCCCTGCACGGGCGCAGAGGCGCTCATCCGCTGGAACAGCGAGGAGCTGGGGTTCATTACCCCTGCTGAATTCATTCCTTTGGCGGAATATCTTGGGCTCATCAATCCTATCGGCAACTATGTGCTGAGAGAATCCTGCTTTTTCTGTAAACAGTGGAATGATAACGGGCACCCCAACTACAAGGTGAACGTGAATTTATCGGTGGTGCAGCTGCTGCAGACGGACATTGTGGAAATCGTCGCTCAGACCTTGAAGGATACCGGCATTAACCCGAGGAATCTTACCTTGGAGGTGACCGAAAGTCTTGCAATCAACGACATGGAGCGTATGAAGTCTATACTCGCTAAGATTAAGAAGCTGGGTGTGCGCATCGCTCTGGATGATTTCGGCACCGGCTACTCGTCTTTAAATCATATAAGAGAGATCCCCTTTGACGTAATAAAGGTAGATCAGAGCTTTGTGAAGGATTTGGCGGGTGATGCTTATTCTCAGTCGTTTATCCGCATGGTGGCGGAGCTTGCTGATGCCATAGATGTGTCCATTTGTGTGGAGGGCATCGAGACAAAGGAGCAATATAAAGTTTTAGAAGGCATGAAGGTACGTCTGGTGCAGGGCTATTATTTTGACAAGCCATTGCCGAGGGCGGAATTCGAGAATAGATATGTGAAGATTGATAAATACGAGGAGGAGAAGAAATGA
- a CDS encoding DHH family phosphoesterase: MNKSRGENMRLRELEGYEHIAIQCHDNPDADAIASGYGLYCYFRSINKDTALIYSGKNRIQKKNLELMIEKLQIPIQYWDKDEAVEGLLITVDCQYGAGNVTKLKASQVAIIDHHQIEIEDVRLSEIRSNLGSCSTLVWKMMKDEGFDFAGQKSLGTALYYGLYSDTNQFAEVYNPLDMDMKDSVPYEKSLINLFRNSNLSLEELEIAGIAMLRYIYNDDYLYAIIKSQPCDPNILGLISDFLLQVDGVNTCVVYNEQEERYKISVRSCIKEVNASELAAFLTEGIGSGGGHREKAGGVISKKLYCEHFPTLHSEAYFGQRMNEYFKDCEIITAGKVSVDYGLMKAYKKKRIPVGYVKAVWILPEGTPIMIRTLEGDIDMVVEPDLIIMIGVKGEVYPIREKKFLKCYQALDEKYNASMYTAGNEYVPTVRNILDGSSKILTDYAKTCITSGETYIHAMALDHRVKIFTAWDSEKYILGKPGDFLAVRSEDETDIYIVEKDLFHKSYEEIM; encoded by the coding sequence ATGAATAAATCTAGAGGAGAGAACATGCGGCTGAGGGAATTGGAGGGGTATGAGCACATCGCGATACAATGTCACGATAACCCGGACGCGGACGCCATCGCTTCGGGCTATGGCCTTTACTGCTATTTCAGGAGCATAAATAAGGACACGGCTCTCATTTACAGCGGAAAGAACCGGATACAGAAGAAGAATCTGGAGCTTATGATAGAAAAGCTTCAGATTCCCATTCAATATTGGGATAAGGACGAGGCGGTGGAAGGGCTGCTCATCACGGTGGACTGTCAGTATGGAGCCGGTAATGTGACGAAGCTTAAGGCTTCGCAGGTAGCGATTATCGACCATCATCAAATTGAAATCGAGGATGTCCGCCTCAGTGAGATCCGTTCCAACCTCGGAAGCTGTTCTACCTTAGTATGGAAAATGATGAAGGACGAAGGCTTTGATTTTGCGGGACAAAAGAGCCTTGGAACTGCTCTGTATTATGGTCTGTATTCCGATACGAATCAGTTTGCGGAGGTCTACAACCCGCTGGATATGGATATGAAGGACAGCGTGCCATATGAAAAGAGTCTGATTAATTTATTCCGGAATTCCAATCTGTCGTTAGAGGAGCTGGAAATAGCGGGCATTGCTATGCTTCGCTATATCTATAACGATGATTATCTGTACGCCATTATCAAATCCCAGCCCTGTGACCCGAATATTCTCGGTTTGATCAGCGATTTTCTGCTTCAGGTGGATGGGGTGAATACCTGCGTTGTCTATAACGAACAGGAGGAGCGGTATAAGATTTCCGTAAGGAGCTGTATCAAGGAGGTTAACGCCAGCGAGCTGGCAGCTTTTTTGACAGAAGGTATCGGCTCCGGCGGCGGACATAGAGAGAAGGCGGGAGGAGTCATATCCAAGAAGCTGTACTGCGAGCATTTTCCCACCCTTCATTCAGAGGCTTATTTCGGCCAGCGGATGAACGAATATTTTAAAGACTGCGAAATTATAACGGCAGGAAAAGTGTCCGTGGATTACGGCCTAATGAAAGCCTATAAGAAAAAGAGGATTCCGGTGGGGTATGTGAAGGCCGTATGGATATTGCCCGAGGGCACTCCTATCATGATCCGCACGCTGGAGGGCGACATAGATATGGTGGTGGAGCCGGATTTGATCATTATGATAGGCGTTAAGGGTGAGGTTTATCCCATAAGAGAAAAGAAGTTCCTGAAGTGCTATCAGGCACTTGATGAAAAATACAATGCTTCGATGTATACGGCAGGAAATGAATACGTCCCTACCGTTAGAAATATACTGGACGGAAGCAGTAAGATTTTGACCGATTATGCGAAGACCTGTATTACCAGCGGAGAGACCTACATCCATGCAATGGCTTTAGACCATAGGGTGAAGATATTTACAGCATGGGACAGTGAGAAATATATTCTGGGAAAGCCCGGTGATTTTCTGGCAGTCAGAAGCGAGGATGAGACCGATATTTATATTGTGGAAAAGGATTTGTTCCACAAAAGCTATGAGGAGATAATGTGA
- a CDS encoding DUF6106 family protein has translation MISDTYVECLVKKKTSTLFLLLRILSVMLTVVFILLGLILWPALIIGVLTGVAAYFIYLNSDLEYEYLYLDKEITIDKVMAKTRRKRVAKYDVQRMEILAPMNSYHLGDYKNRTAKTNDYSSGEVKQPEVRYVMYYEGGQKVILEPGSELVKAIKNVAPRKVFTD, from the coding sequence ATGATAAGTGATACCTACGTAGAATGTCTCGTTAAGAAAAAAACAAGTACGCTGTTTCTGCTGCTTCGGATTCTTTCGGTTATGCTTACCGTCGTTTTCATACTGCTCGGACTGATTCTTTGGCCGGCGCTGATCATCGGGGTATTGACCGGAGTTGCTGCATATTTCATCTATCTTAATTCTGATTTGGAATATGAATACCTTTATCTGGATAAAGAAATTACTATAGATAAGGTTATGGCTAAGACGAGAAGGAAAAGAGTGGCAAAGTACGATGTGCAGCGCATGGAGATTCTTGCGCCCATGAACTCTTATCATTTGGGCGATTATAAGAATAGAACTGCTAAGACCAATGATTACAGCTCCGGCGAAGTGAAGCAGCCGGAGGTCAGATACGTGATGTATTATGAAGGCGGGCAAAAGGTTATTCTGGAGCCTGGCAGCGAATTAGTGAAAGCGATTAAAAATGTGGCGCCCAGAAAAGTATTTACTGATTGA
- the purH gene encoding bifunctional phosphoribosylaminoimidazolecarboxamide formyltransferase/IMP cyclohydrolase, producing MRALISVSDKTGVVEFAKELAGLGAQIISTGGTYAKLKEEGVPAVEISEITGFPECLDGRVKTLHPAVHAGLLAMRSNPEHMKQLETLDIRPIDIVVVNLYPFKATILKDGVTRAEAVENIDIGGPTMLRSAAKNYQDVAVVTDPSDYEKVLSELKAEGSVSLDTKFCLMQKVFMHTSNYDTMIADYLKKERNDHGFPETLTMTFEKVQEMRYGENPHQKAAFYREIGRKKGSLVDAKQYNGKELSFNNINDTNGALELLKEFSEPTVVGCKHGNPCGVASRDNIYDAWAGAYSADKTSIFGGIVVCNREVTKKMAEEMNEIFLEVVVAPSYEKEALETLCSKKNIRVLELKDIEISQDPNAYDMKKVNGGLIIQTIDSELYREEDFKVVTKTQPTQSQLEDMKFGMKVVKFVKSNGIAVVTDKQSIGIGPGQVNRIWPTKQSFEHAEELIGPDATKGAVLASDAFFPFDDIVEAAHQAGITAIIQPGGAMRDQLSIDKCDEYGIAMVFTGMRHFKH from the coding sequence ATGAGAGCATTGATCAGTGTTTCGGACAAAACGGGCGTGGTGGAGTTCGCCAAGGAGCTTGCGGGCTTGGGAGCTCAGATTATTTCCACTGGCGGTACCTATGCAAAGCTGAAAGAGGAGGGGGTTCCAGCGGTAGAAATTTCAGAGATTACCGGTTTTCCGGAGTGTCTGGACGGAAGGGTAAAAACGCTTCATCCGGCGGTACATGCAGGACTTTTGGCGATGCGTTCCAATCCGGAGCACATGAAACAGCTCGAGACTTTGGACATCCGGCCCATAGATATCGTGGTCGTGAATCTCTATCCCTTTAAGGCGACGATTTTGAAAGATGGAGTGACAAGAGCGGAAGCGGTAGAAAATATTGATATCGGCGGGCCGACCATGCTTCGGAGCGCAGCAAAAAATTATCAGGATGTTGCGGTAGTGACGGATCCCTCCGATTATGAAAAGGTGCTTTCCGAGCTTAAGGCGGAAGGCAGCGTATCTCTGGATACGAAGTTCTGTTTGATGCAGAAGGTGTTCATGCACACCTCCAACTACGATACGATGATTGCGGATTATTTGAAGAAGGAGAGAAATGATCACGGATTCCCGGAGACGCTGACCATGACCTTTGAAAAGGTGCAGGAGATGCGATACGGTGAAAATCCTCATCAGAAGGCAGCTTTTTACCGGGAAATCGGCAGGAAGAAGGGCTCTCTCGTGGATGCGAAGCAGTACAACGGAAAAGAACTTTCCTTTAACAATATTAACGATACAAACGGTGCACTGGAGCTTTTGAAGGAGTTCTCGGAACCTACTGTGGTAGGCTGCAAACACGGCAATCCTTGCGGCGTAGCCAGCCGCGACAATATTTATGATGCGTGGGCCGGCGCTTACAGCGCGGACAAGACATCCATCTTCGGCGGTATCGTAGTGTGCAACAGAGAAGTGACGAAGAAAATGGCGGAGGAGATGAACGAAATTTTCCTTGAGGTGGTGGTAGCGCCCTCATATGAAAAGGAAGCTTTGGAGACACTCTGCTCCAAGAAAAACATTCGCGTGCTCGAGCTGAAAGATATTGAAATTAGCCAAGACCCTAATGCATATGATATGAAGAAGGTAAACGGCGGTTTGATCATCCAGACCATAGATTCAGAGCTTTACAGAGAAGAGGATTTCAAGGTAGTTACGAAGACACAGCCGACCCAGAGCCAGCTGGAGGATATGAAGTTCGGCATGAAGGTAGTAAAGTTCGTCAAGTCCAACGGTATCGCCGTAGTGACGGATAAGCAGAGCATCGGCATCGGCCCCGGTCAGGTGAACCGCATATGGCCTACGAAGCAGAGCTTCGAGCATGCAGAGGAATTAATCGGACCGGACGCGACCAAGGGAGCGGTACTTGCTTCGGATGCCTTTTTCCCTTTTGACGATATCGTGGAGGCGGCTCACCAGGCAGGAATTACAGCTATCATTCAGCCGGGAGGAGCGATGAGAGATCAGCTCTCTATCGATAAGTGCGACGAATATGGCATCGCCATGGTATTTACAGGAATGAGACACTTTAAACATTAA
- the guaB gene encoding IMP dehydrogenase — MGQIIGEGITFDDVLLVPSYSQVIPNQIDLTTWLTKKIKLNIPMMSAGMDTVTEHRMAIAMARQGGIGIIHKNMSIEEQAEEVDKVKRSENGVITDPFSLTPDHTLADADALMAKFRISGVPITEGRRLVGIITNRDLKFETDFTKKIKESMTSQELITAREGITLEDAKQILAKARKEKLPIVDENYNLVGLITIKDIEKTIKYPLAAKDGQGRLLCGAGVGITANVLDRVGALADAKVDVVVLDSAHGHSENVLRCLRMIKEKYPDMQVIAGNVATGEGAKALIKAGADGVKVGIGPGSICTTRVVAGIGVPQITAIMNAYEVAKGYGIPIVADGGIKYSGDMTKAIAAGGNVCMMGSIFAGCDESPGTFELFQGRKYKVYRGMGSISAMENGSKDRYFQSDAKKLVPEGVEGRVAYKGTVEDTVFQLLGGLRSGMGYCGTSTVEDLKQNGRFIKISAASLKESHPHDIHITKEAPNYSVNE, encoded by the coding sequence ATGGGTCAGATAATTGGCGAAGGAATTACATTTGACGACGTACTGCTGGTGCCAAGCTATTCGCAGGTAATTCCCAATCAAATCGACTTAACAACATGGCTAACAAAGAAAATCAAACTCAACATTCCGATGATGAGTGCCGGAATGGATACCGTTACCGAACACCGCATGGCAATCGCTATGGCAAGGCAGGGAGGTATCGGCATCATTCATAAGAACATGTCTATCGAAGAGCAGGCGGAAGAAGTAGACAAAGTAAAACGTTCGGAAAACGGCGTTATTACGGATCCCTTTTCATTGACTCCAGATCACACGTTGGCAGACGCGGATGCGCTCATGGCCAAATTCAGAATATCAGGTGTGCCTATTACCGAAGGAAGAAGGCTGGTAGGTATCATCACAAATCGTGACTTAAAATTCGAAACAGATTTCACCAAAAAAATTAAAGAATCCATGACCTCTCAGGAGCTGATTACGGCCAGGGAAGGCATTACATTAGAAGATGCGAAGCAGATTCTTGCAAAGGCGAGAAAAGAAAAGCTGCCGATTGTAGATGAGAACTATAATCTGGTAGGGCTTATTACTATAAAAGATATAGAAAAGACGATCAAATACCCTCTGGCGGCAAAAGACGGTCAGGGAAGACTTCTTTGCGGAGCCGGTGTAGGAATTACGGCGAATGTTTTGGACCGCGTAGGCGCGCTGGCCGATGCGAAGGTGGATGTGGTCGTACTGGATTCCGCACACGGGCATTCTGAAAATGTGCTCCGCTGTCTGCGCATGATCAAGGAAAAATATCCGGACATGCAGGTAATTGCGGGTAACGTGGCGACGGGAGAAGGCGCGAAAGCGTTGATCAAGGCAGGAGCGGACGGCGTAAAGGTCGGCATCGGACCGGGCTCCATCTGTACTACCCGCGTTGTAGCCGGTATCGGTGTGCCGCAGATTACGGCGATTATGAATGCATATGAGGTGGCAAAAGGGTACGGCATCCCGATTGTGGCCGATGGCGGCATCAAATATTCCGGGGATATGACGAAGGCCATCGCAGCCGGCGGCAATGTCTGTATGATGGGCAGTATTTTTGCGGGCTGCGATGAAAGCCCGGGAACCTTCGAACTGTTCCAGGGAAGAAAATATAAGGTATACCGTGGTATGGGTTCTATCTCAGCTATGGAAAACGGAAGCAAGGACCGCTATTTCCAGTCGGATGCCAAGAAGCTCGTACCTGAAGGAGTGGAGGGAAGGGTCGCATATAAAGGGACCGTGGAAGACACCGTATTCCAGCTTCTGGGGGGCCTGCGTTCCGGTATGGGATACTGCGGCACGTCTACAGTAGAAGATTTGAAACAGAACGGAAGATTTATCAAGATATCTGCAGCATCATTAAAGGAAAGCCATCCGCATGACATTCATATCACGAAGGAGGCTCCGAATTACAGCGTGAATGAATAG
- a CDS encoding glutamine--tRNA ligase/YqeY domain fusion protein, with translation MSEIIKAESKDNSSRNFIEQIIDKDLAEGVYDTVHTRFPPEPNGYLHIGHAKSILLNYGLAQQYNGKFNMRFDDTNPTKEKTEFVESIKADIAWLGADWEDRLYFASDYFEQMYEGAVKLIKKGKAYVSDLTAEQMREYRGTLTDPGKDDPNRDRGVSENLELFENMKNGLYKDGEKVLRAKIDMKSPNINMRDPIIYRVAHMTHHNTGDRWCIYPMYDFAHPIEDAIEGITHSICTLEFEDHRPLYDWVVRELEYPNPPKQIEFAKMYLTNVVTGKRYIKKMVEDGIVDGWDDPRLVSIAALKRRGFTPESIKMFVDLCGVSKSNSSADYAMLEFCIREDLKLKRPRMMAVLDPVKLIIDNYPEGQTEMMTVPNNLENEELGTREVPFGRELYIDREDFMEEPPKKYFRLYPGNEVRLMNAYFVTCTSFVKDESGKVTEVHCTYDPETRSGLGFTGRKVKGTIHWVPAKQAVKAEVRLYENIIDEEKGVYNEDGSLNLNPNSLTILKECYLEPALAAARQLESFQFVRQGYFCVDHKDSKPDGLVFNRIVSLKSSYVLPKN, from the coding sequence ATGAGCGAAATAATAAAGGCAGAAAGTAAAGACAACAGTTCCAGAAATTTTATCGAACAGATTATAGATAAGGATCTAGCGGAGGGCGTTTACGATACCGTACACACAAGATTTCCTCCCGAGCCTAACGGTTATCTGCATATCGGACATGCCAAGAGCATTCTTTTGAATTACGGACTGGCACAGCAGTATAACGGCAAGTTTAACATGCGCTTCGACGACACGAACCCTACGAAGGAGAAGACGGAATTCGTAGAATCCATTAAGGCGGACATCGCATGGCTGGGAGCGGACTGGGAGGATCGTCTGTACTTTGCCTCCGATTACTTCGAGCAGATGTACGAAGGCGCCGTGAAATTAATTAAAAAGGGAAAGGCATATGTTTCCGATTTAACTGCGGAACAGATGCGTGAATACCGAGGTACTCTTACGGATCCCGGCAAGGACGACCCCAACAGGGACAGAGGTGTAAGTGAGAATCTGGAGCTGTTTGAAAATATGAAAAACGGCCTTTACAAGGACGGAGAAAAGGTGTTGCGCGCGAAAATCGATATGAAGTCGCCTAACATCAATATGCGGGACCCGATCATTTACAGGGTGGCACACATGACACATCACAATACGGGAGACAGATGGTGCATCTATCCGATGTATGACTTCGCTCATCCCATCGAGGACGCTATCGAAGGCATTACTCATTCCATCTGTACGCTGGAGTTCGAGGACCACAGACCTCTTTATGACTGGGTGGTGAGAGAACTGGAATATCCTAACCCTCCCAAGCAGATTGAATTCGCGAAGATGTATCTGACCAATGTGGTAACGGGAAAGAGATATATCAAGAAGATGGTGGAGGACGGCATTGTGGACGGCTGGGACGACCCGAGGCTTGTATCCATCGCAGCTTTAAAGAGGAGAGGTTTCACGCCGGAGTCCATTAAGATGTTTGTTGACCTGTGCGGCGTTTCCAAGAGCAATTCTTCTGCTGATTACGCGATGCTGGAATTTTGCATCAGAGAAGATTTAAAGCTTAAACGGCCGAGGATGATGGCGGTGCTGGACCCCGTGAAACTGATTATCGATAATTATCCGGAGGGTCAGACAGAGATGATGACCGTTCCGAATAATTTGGAAAATGAAGAACTGGGAACGAGAGAAGTTCCTTTCGGCAGAGAGCTCTATATTGACCGTGAGGACTTTATGGAGGAACCGCCGAAGAAATATTTCCGTCTGTATCCCGGCAACGAGGTACGTCTGATGAACGCTTACTTCGTTACCTGTACCAGCTTTGTCAAGGACGAAAGCGGCAAGGTGACAGAGGTTCACTGTACCTACGATCCCGAGACGAGAAGCGGCTTGGGCTTTACCGGAAGAAAGGTAAAGGGGACCATTCACTGGGTACCGGCAAAGCAGGCGGTAAAGGCCGAGGTTAGATTATATGAGAACATTATAGATGAAGAAAAGGGCGTTTATAATGAAGACGGCAGTCTCAATCTGAATCCTAACTCCCTCACCATATTGAAGGAATGCTATTTGGAGCCGGCATTAGCGGCGGCGAGGCAATTAGAAAGTTTTCAGTTTGTGCGTCAGGGGTATTTTTGTGTGGACCATAAGGATTCAAAGCCGGACGGTCTTGTATTTAATAGAATTGTATCCTTAAAAAGTTCTTATGTATTGCCTAAAAACTAA
- a CDS encoding aspartate kinase, whose translation MTKVVKFGGSSLASAEQFMKVGDIIRSDAERKFVVPSAPGKRNSKDTKVTDMLYACYAAAEAGEDFKAQLKAIKARYEEIIKGLGLDLSLEEEFKTIEKQFKEKAGDNYAASRGEYLNGIIMAAYLGYEFVDAATVIFFGENGEFDGEKTKKILSERLKKTERAVIPGFYGAYEDGRVKTFSRGGSDITGSIVAGAVKADVYENWTDVSGFLVADPRIIDAPPGIDTITYRELRELSYMGATVLHEDAIFPVRKEGIPINIRNTNAPLDEGTWIVESTCQKSKYVITGIAGKKGFCAVNIEKDMMNSQIGFGRKVLQAFEDNGISFEHVPSGIDTMTVFVHQDEFVDKEQKVVSALHRLADPDMVDIESDLALIAVVGRGMKSMRGTAGRIFSALAHANVNVRMIDQGSSELNIIIGVSDEDFDNAIRAIYNIFVEVQL comes from the coding sequence ATGACGAAGGTAGTGAAGTTTGGCGGAAGCTCTTTGGCCAGTGCAGAGCAGTTTATGAAGGTAGGGGATATCATCCGTTCCGATGCAGAGCGGAAATTTGTGGTGCCGTCCGCACCCGGCAAACGCAATTCCAAAGACACCAAGGTGACGGATATGCTCTATGCCTGCTATGCGGCTGCCGAGGCGGGGGAGGATTTCAAGGCTCAGCTTAAAGCGATAAAGGCGCGCTACGAGGAAATTATTAAAGGACTGGGACTGGATTTGTCTTTGGAGGAGGAGTTCAAGACAATCGAAAAGCAGTTCAAGGAAAAGGCGGGCGACAACTATGCGGCTTCCAGAGGTGAATACTTGAACGGCATCATCATGGCAGCTTATCTTGGCTATGAATTCGTGGATGCGGCAACGGTGATTTTTTTTGGTGAAAACGGCGAATTTGACGGAGAAAAAACTAAAAAGATTTTATCAGAACGCTTAAAGAAAACGGAAAGAGCTGTTATTCCGGGATTTTATGGGGCATATGAGGACGGACGGGTAAAGACGTTTTCAAGAGGCGGCTCCGACATTACGGGCTCTATCGTAGCGGGAGCGGTAAAAGCGGATGTATATGAGAACTGGACGGATGTATCGGGATTCCTCGTGGCAGACCCGAGAATTATCGATGCGCCTCCCGGAATCGATACGATTACTTACAGGGAGCTGCGAGAGCTTTCTTATATGGGAGCTACCGTTCTTCATGAAGATGCTATTTTCCCGGTAAGAAAGGAAGGTATTCCGATCAATATCCGTAATACGAATGCACCGCTCGATGAAGGAACCTGGATTGTGGAAAGCACTTGTCAGAAATCGAAATACGTAATTACAGGTATTGCGGGAAAGAAAGGCTTCTGTGCGGTTAACATCGAGAAGGATATGATGAACTCGCAAATTGGCTTCGGAAGGAAAGTTTTGCAGGCTTTCGAGGATAACGGGATTTCTTTTGAACATGTTCCTTCGGGAATCGATACGATGACGGTATTCGTCCATCAGGATGAGTTCGTGGATAAAGAGCAGAAGGTGGTATCGGCGCTTCATAGGCTGGCAGATCCGGATATGGTCGATATCGAATCGGATCTGGCCTTGATTGCGGTAGTTGGTCGGGGAATGAAATCAATGAGAGGAACTGCGGGCAGGATATTCTCTGCACTTGCACATGCGAATGTGAATGTCAGAATGATCGATCAGGGGTCCAGCGAGCTGAATATTATTATCGGAGTTTCGGATGAGGATTTTGATAACGCGATACGGGCTATATATAATATTTTTGTAGAAGTGCAGCTGTAA